A segment of the Candidatus Macondimonas diazotrophica genome:
TATGCGGATCCCACTCGGCGACGATCTGACCCGCCTCGACGGTATCACCGTCATTGACCAGCAGGATTGCGCCGTACGGAATCTTGTAGCGTTCACGCTCGCGGCCGAATTCATCACTGACACCGATTTCGCCCGAACGGGAGACGGTCACCAACGAGCCCTTGTGATTGCGGACTGATTTGGCGTTGTGCAGACGCAGGACCCCTTTTCGCTTGACCTGCACGTTGTTGACCGACGCCGCACGCGACGCTGCGCCACCGATATGGAACGTGCGCATCGTCAGCTGCGTGCCCGGCTCGCCAATCGATTGGGCAGCAATGACGCCGACGGCCTCGCCTTCGTTGACCATGTGGCCACGGGCCAGATCCCGTCCGTAACACGCTGCGCAGATCCCGTAGCGCGACTCACAGGTAATCGGCGAGCGAACCAGCACACGATCCACCCCCAGCAACTCCATGGAATCGACCAGATCCTCGTCCAGCAGGGTGTTGACCTCAATCACCACCTCCCCGGTCGAAGGATCGGTGATCGGCTCGGCCAGCACACGACCCAGAACCCGCTCACGCAAGGGCTCCAGAACATCGCCACCCTCCACGATGGGGGACATCGGCAGCCCGCGGGTGGTCCCGCAATCCGGCTCCAAGATCACCACATCCTGGGACACATCCACCAGACGACGCGTGAGATACCCGGAGTTCGCAGTCTTCAGTGCAGTATCCGCCAAGCCTTTGCGCGCGCCATGGGTCGAGATGAAGAACTGCAGAACGTTCAGACCTTCACGGAAATTTGCCGTAATCGGCGTCTCGATAATCGATCCATCCGGTTTGGCCATCAAACCACGCATGCCCGCGAGCTGGCGAATCTGCGCCGCGGAGCCACGCGCACCGGAATCTGCCATCATGAAGATGGAGTTAAAGGATGCCTGACGAACCGCGTTACCGTCCTTGTCCATGACGCGTTCGGTGCCGAGCTTGTCCATCATGGCGCGCGCCACTTGGTCGTTGGTACGCGACCAGATGTCCACGACCTTGTTGTACCGCTCACCGTTGGTCACCAGACCCGAGGCGTATTGCTCCTCGATCTCTTTCACTTCGGATTCGGCATGCTTGAGGATGGCGCTCTTCTCCTCGGGCACGACCATGTCGTCAGCCCCGATGGAAATGCCGGCCACCGTCGCGTAATGGAAACCGGTGTACATCAGCTGGTCCGCGAAAATCACGGTTTCCTTGAGCCCGACCCGGCGATAGCAAGCGTTCAGAACGGCGCCAACCGATTTCTTCGTCAAATCCCGGTTGATCATCTCGAAGGGCAATCCGGCCGGCAGGATCTGGGACAGCAGCGCACGTCCGACCGTGGTTTCCATCAGCCGATACCGATGGTCGCGCTCACCGTCGTTGTCGATCACGCAGTCCGATAGGCGAACCTTGATCCGAGCCTGCAATTCGACCATGCCGTTCCGATAGGCCCGTTCCACTTCGGCCACATCGGCGAAAATCATGCCCTCGCCCGAAGTACCCACACGCTCGCGGGTCATCCAGTACAGCCCCAACACGACATCCTGGGTCGGCACCACGATCGGTTCGCCAGATGCGGGGGAGAGAATATTGTTGGTCGACATCATCAAGGCACGGGCCTCGAGCTGCGCCTCCAGCGAGAGCGGCACATGCACCGCCATCTGGTCGCCGTCGAAGTCGGCATTGAATGCCGTACAGACCAGCGGATGCAGCTGGATCGCCTTGCCTTCGATGAGAACCGGCTCGAACGCCTGGATACCGAGACGATGCAGGGTCGGTGCGCGGTTGAGCAGCACGGGGTGCTCGCGAATTACCTCTTCGAGCATATCCCACACTTGCGGCTCTTCACGCTCCACCATGCGCTTGGCTGCCTTGATGGTGGTGGCGATCCCGAGTCGCTGCAAACGCGAAAAGACGAAAGGCTTGAACAATTCCAGCGCCATGCGCTTGGGCAGGCCGCACTGATGCAACCGCAATGTCGGACCGACCACGATCACCGAACGGCCCGAATAGTCGACGCGCTTGCCGAGCAGGTTCTGCCGGAAACGGCCCTGCTTGCCCTTGATCATATCGGCAAGCGACTTCAGCGGACGCTTGTTCGACCCGGTAATCGCACGACCGCGCCGGCCGTTGTCGAGCAGTGCATCCACCGACTCCTGCAGCATGCGCTTTTCATTGCGGACAATAATGTCCGGCGCCGCCAGCTCGAGCAGCCGCTTCAAGCGGTTGTTGCGGTTGATCACACGCCGATAGAGATCGTTCAGATCCGAAGTCGCGAAGCGGCCACCATCAAGCGGCACCAGCGGGCGCAGCTCCGGCGGCAAGACCGGCAATACCTTCAGGATCATCCACTCCGGCCGGTTCCCCGACTCGACGAACGACTCAATCAGTTTGAGCCGCTTGGCCAAACGCTTGATCTTGGTCTCGGACTGGGTGCCCGCCATCTCATCGCGAAGACGCGTGGCTTCTTTTTGCAGGTCGATGCTCTTGAGCATCTGATCGATGGCCTCAGCACCCATGCGGGCGTCGAATTCATCGCCATGTTCCTCGATGGCATCGAGGTAGGCCTCCTCGGAGAGGATTTGGCCACGTTCGAGCGGCGTCATACCGGGGTCGATGACCAGGTAGGACTCGAAGTACAACACCCGCTCGATATCCCGCAAGGTCATGTCGAGCATGAGACCTATACGGGAAGGCAGCGACTTCAGGAACCAGATATGTGCCGTTGGGCTGGCCAGTTCGATGTGGCCCATGCGCTCACGTCGCACCTTGGCCTGAGTGACCTCAACACCACATTTCTCGCAGACCACGCCGCGATGCTTGAGTCGCTTGTACTTCCCACACAAGCACTCATAATCCTTCACCGGCCCGAAGATCTTTGCACAGAACAACCCATCGCGTTCCGGCTTGAATGTGCGGTAGTTGATCGTCTCGGGTTTCTTGACCTCCCCAAACGACCATGAACGAATCCGTTCGGGAGAAGCCAGGCCGATTCGAATGTTGTCGAAATCGGACATCTGTTCCTGTTGTTTGATGAAGCTCAGCAGATCTTTCATCGTTACTCCTGCGACTTGGCGCGCGGGTCACCGGAATGAGCGGCGCAAGCCACTCATTCCTGTTCCAATTCGATATTGATACCCAAAGACCGGATTTCTTTCACCAGCACGTTGAATGATTCGGGCATTCCAGCCTCCATGCGGTGATCGCCGTCGACAATGTTCTTGTACATGCGGGTCCGCCCCTGCACATCGTCGGACTTCACGGTGAGCATCTCCTGCAGCGTATAGGAGGCACCATAGGCTTCGAGCGCCCAGACCTCCATTTCACCGAACCGCTGGCCACCAAACTGTGCCTTGCCGCCGAGCGGTTGCTGCGTCACGAGGCTGTAGGGACCCGTGGACCGCGCATGGACTTTGTCATCCACCAAGTGGTTCAGTTTGAGCATGTACATGTAGCCCACTGTCACTGGCCGGGCAAACGATTCGCCGGTACGACCGTCGAACAATTGCAGCTGGCCGGATTCAGGCAGATCGGCGAGGCGCAGCATCGCCTTGATCTCGGACTCTTCTGCACCGTCGAATACGGGGGTGGCCATCGGCACACCGCCGCGAAGGTTTCGCCCGAGCTCGAGAACTTCGGCATCGGACAAATCATTCAGGGCAATCTTTTCACGACCGCCGCCCACTTGGTTGTAGATCTGGTCCAGGAATTCCCGCAACTCCTGAGTATTGCGTTGAACGTCCAGCATGCGCCCGATCTTGAGCCCCAATCCCTTGGCCGCAAAACCCAGATGTGTCTCGAGCACCTGACCGATG
Coding sequences within it:
- the rpoC gene encoding DNA-directed RNA polymerase subunit beta', with translation MKDLLSFIKQQEQMSDFDNIRIGLASPERIRSWSFGEVKKPETINYRTFKPERDGLFCAKIFGPVKDYECLCGKYKRLKHRGVVCEKCGVEVTQAKVRRERMGHIELASPTAHIWFLKSLPSRIGLMLDMTLRDIERVLYFESYLVIDPGMTPLERGQILSEEAYLDAIEEHGDEFDARMGAEAIDQMLKSIDLQKEATRLRDEMAGTQSETKIKRLAKRLKLIESFVESGNRPEWMILKVLPVLPPELRPLVPLDGGRFATSDLNDLYRRVINRNNRLKRLLELAAPDIIVRNEKRMLQESVDALLDNGRRGRAITGSNKRPLKSLADMIKGKQGRFRQNLLGKRVDYSGRSVIVVGPTLRLHQCGLPKRMALELFKPFVFSRLQRLGIATTIKAAKRMVEREEPQVWDMLEEVIREHPVLLNRAPTLHRLGIQAFEPVLIEGKAIQLHPLVCTAFNADFDGDQMAVHVPLSLEAQLEARALMMSTNNILSPASGEPIVVPTQDVVLGLYWMTRERVGTSGEGMIFADVAEVERAYRNGMVELQARIKVRLSDCVIDNDGERDHRYRLMETTVGRALLSQILPAGLPFEMINRDLTKKSVGAVLNACYRRVGLKETVIFADQLMYTGFHYATVAGISIGADDMVVPEEKSAILKHAESEVKEIEEQYASGLVTNGERYNKVVDIWSRTNDQVARAMMDKLGTERVMDKDGNAVRQASFNSIFMMADSGARGSAAQIRQLAGMRGLMAKPDGSIIETPITANFREGLNVLQFFISTHGARKGLADTALKTANSGYLTRRLVDVSQDVVILEPDCGTTRGLPMSPIVEGGDVLEPLRERVLGRVLAEPITDPSTGEVVIEVNTLLDEDLVDSMELLGVDRVLVRSPITCESRYGICAACYGRDLARGHMVNEGEAVGVIAAQSIGEPGTQLTMRTFHIGGAASRAASVNNVQVKRKGVLRLHNAKSVRNHKGSLVTVSRSGEIGVSDEFGRERERYKIPYGAILLVNDGDTVEAGQIVAEWDPHTHPVVTEIAGRLRFVQMVEGLSIQRQVDEMTGLSQVVILDPKQRTGAGRDMRPMIKMVDEAGEDLHFPGTSIPAAYFLPAGALVLVEDGAEVRVGDILARIPQESSKTRDITGGLPRVADLFEARKPKEPAILAEVAGTVSFGKDTKGKQRLIITDSEGAQNEVLVPKWRNVTVFEGESVARGDVVADGEPNPQDILRLLGVEALAEYLVKEIQDVYRLQGVRINDKHIETIIRQMLRKVEIVDPGETRFLRGEQVDRARLLEENDEAVAADKLPARWEPLLLGITKASLATESFISAASFQETTRVLTDAAVRGVKDDLRGLKENVIVGRLIPAGTGLAYHSHRRELRGAGVGLLEGEQALAAASAAPRPEDVFEDH